TATAAGGTTCATATTTGGCCAGCTTTTGGGAACTTAATTAGAGAGATAAGCAGCCTCTCGGATTAGATCAAAGAGAACTTCACCAAAATTATCACGCCCTTTTGCGTGCAATACCTCATGCACAATGTGTAAATCGTTTCTCCTATGTTTTCTATTTTTGATGTTACCTCAGATtccaaatattatatcattattaataataataattattattattaacctaACCTTTCTATTTaagaaaatatttacaattatatcattattaataataattataatataattattttattttattaaacagAGACTTGGAGGACAAACAGAGAACATATCGTGTTTTAGTTCAATAAGATAAATAATGTTTTAAGTTGAAAAATAACGGTgagaagaaaacaaaagaaagaaTTAGAAATAGAATTTTCTGAGTCTATCTTGGCATATATACTTATTTCTGATTTATATAACTTAAAAGTGAGAGGTAAATGATGTTGTCATCCTTAATTTTAAGTACTTCCAGGGAAAATTTAACGCTTTTTTAACAtttataaatcattcaagaaaaTATAAAAGTATTCTCCgcaaaataaaaaatatgacaaaagaattcaaaaaaaataattctTGAATCCCCTGTACACAATTTAGTAAAAAAAAACTTCATAAAAATACTCTTCTTTCTAAGCAGATATATATCCAGTATGTTTGGTTTAATTATACCACGTGATAGTTTGTACACGTACTTCGTGAATAAGACCGAATGTAGCTTCATCTCGGCTGCTAAACCATCGAAAATAAGCAAACAACGTATGGACGAGTTTTCAAGAAAACGACCGTATGACCCCAAGTCCTATCTCTGTCAAAACACTTATTATATAAGTGTAATAAGAGTTTCTGAGTTAATACACTAAATATTTGAACACGTACAATTTATATACAATTTTTGCCATGTCTAAGCTAGGATTTATGCAGTCTTCATTTCTGTTTCTTGGGATCTTTATGCATGCCATTAAAATAACAGGTTTATCTCAAACATTTTATTTGTCGTGCATGtgtatttaataataaattttatgtttaagTACCAAATTCGCATCTGAGATTCAACCTCGAGGCATCATTTGGCATCACTGATAGTACTCATTCTAAATGAGTTTCCACCGCAACGTACTCAGGTGTCACTAATGGATATCCTCCGTCACAGGGTTCATTCCAAGATAGTGCAAAAGGGTTCATGGGGCCAATCATTCAGTTTTTAGCCCAAAACAATTTGCCACTGCTAGCAAATATTTACCCTTATATTAGCTTGCTAGGAAGTTCTCAGATAAGTCTTCAATATGCTACGTTTACATCACCAAATGTGGTCGTATCTGATGGCAGTCGGACATACTGGAACCTTTTTGATGCATTGCTAGATACTATGTATTCGGCTGTTGAGAGAGCTGGTGGTCCGAACATCGAGATTATTGTGTCAGAGAGTGGATGGCCTTCTGCAGGCGATAGAGAGGCAAGTCTACAAAACGCAGGAACTTATATTGGAAATTTAATCTATCACGTTAAAAATAATGGGACACCAAAAAGACCAGGGAAACTTATAGAAGCTTACATATTTGCAATGTTTGATGAAAACCTCAAGGGAGGGGCGGAGACTGAGAGAAATTTTGGGCTCTTCAACCCCAACCAGCAGCCCAAATACCAACTCAGTTTTTGAGCTATGACTATAAagaaaataaggcccattatcGACAATATGGACCACGTAAAGATTACAGTCACGTTAAGGAGGGTAATTCTACTTTTTTACGTCTGAGATCAGTTTGTTTTCACCAGACTGCAGTCTGGCTGTCATTTGTACGTTCTAGCAAgcaataaaaataaataaaaccaGAAATTAAGCATAATGAAGTTTTTTTGTTCTCATTTGATTTTGCTTCATGGCTTTCTATAAGTCATCAAGTGATTCCAAGATACTTCAGAAGTGATTTTGATATAGAAATTCTAGTAATTAGTGACAGGTTCATCGAATATTATTTATTGGGAGTATCAGATCAGTCAAACTACTCGTGTTTCTTCGTACTCCATCATTCACTACTCAGCCTGTTACTTGATGAGTAACTTTTTCTTAGTACTCCATCGAATATGTTTCTTAGTGATTTGTATTTTGCTTTTTATAAATTTGATCACCTGAAACACTTAAATTTGCAGCAGCACTTAAATTCTGATCTTCCTGCCATAAAAAAGTATAATAGTATTGGCAAGAGTACAAAATCAAATTTGCAAAAGGggtttattaaattaatttaccGCATATATTAAAGCATAGTTTAGTGACATTAACTGAATGACCTGgtcctggtcaatttggtatgAATGTCATTAAACGTTTGAAGAATTCTTAACTGTTTTATACTTTCTGAGAGACAAACTTTGGTTTTAAAGTTAGGGTCACTAACATTTTAAATTTCTCATTTGAATTCATGCACTAATACGCAATAGGTCCCGGATGCTAAAATTGACAAGAACCTTGCAGATCCGGCCTGGACGAGTGTCCTAGAGGAACTTTAAAATGAAATTATTTGGGTTATGGTTTTAAATCCCAGGTCATCCCTCATTAATATTGGGTTATGGTTTAATTACAttgtttttatattattttaaaaatatttactccATGATCACTCTGATTTTCATATTTTTGGTACCTGTATTTTGTTTATGCCTGGCAACTTGGTAAGTGTCAgtatttaaatattaataaagTATGTTAATGGATGACCGAACCaaattttcatatcaaaataattttatttggtttgctattttaatagtcaatcATCAGTTTAACTAGTACACCGAACTAGTGTTCAAtactgaattggtgtttcaattattttaaaaatatttttcaacgatccaaccgtatggatgtcaatacatatatattaatgatataaccaaatttttatattaaaataattttatttgttttgccaCTTTAATAGTCAATCATCGGTTTGACCTATACAACTAACTAGAGTtagtttaatcctgaattggtgttttgattattttagaaatatttttcaacgattcaaccgtatgaatgtcaatagatatgtatattaatgatataaccaaattttcatatcaaaataattttatttggtttgccattttaacagtcaatcatcGGTTTGACCTATACAACTAACTAgagtttaatcctgaattggtgttttgattattttaaaattatttttcaacgatccaaccgtatggatgtcaatagatatgtatattaataatataaccaaattttcatatcaaaataattttatttggtttgccattttaacagtcaatcatgagtttgactagtacaccgaactagtgtttaatcccgaattggtgttacgattattttaaaaatatttttcaacgatccaaccgtatggatgtaaatagataaatatattaacgatataaccaaattttcatatcaaaataattttatttgttttgccattttaatagtcaatcatcagtttgactagtacaccgAACTAGTGTTTAATTCTGAATTggtatttcgattattttaaaaatatttttcaacgatctaaccatatggatgtcaatatatatatattaatgatataaccaaatttttatatcaatataattttatttggtttgccattttaacaggCAATCATCATTTTCACCAATACAACTAACTAgagtttaatcctgaattggtgttttgattattttaaaaatatttttcaatgatccaaccatatggatgtcaatatatatatatattaatgatataaccaaattttcatatcaaaataattttatttggtttgccattttaacagtcaatcatcGGTTTGACCTATACAACTAACTAGAgattaatcctgaattggtgttttgattattttaaattttcaacgatccaaccgtatggatgtcaatagataaatatattaacgatataaccaaattttcatatcaaaataattttatttggtttaccattttaatagtcaatcatcagtttgactagtacaccgaactagtgtttaatcctgaattggtatttcgattattttaaaaatatttttgaacgacctaaccatatggatgtcaatatatatatatatatatatatattaatgatataaccaaattttcatatcaatataattttatttagtttgacattttaacagtcaatcatcGGTTTCACCAATACAACTAACTAgagtttaatcctgaattggtgtgttgattattttaaaaatatttttcaacgatccaaccatatgaatgtcaatagatatatatattaatgatataaccaaattttaatatcaaaataattttattttgtttgccattttaacagtcaatcatcGGTTTGACCTATACAACTAACTAGAgattaatcctgaattggtgttttgattattttaaaaatattttttaacgatccaaccatatggaaGTCAATAGTTATgtatattaatgatataaccaaattttcatatcaaaataattttatttggtttgccattttaacactCAATCATCGGTTTGACCAATATAACTAACTAgagtttaatcctgaattggtgttatgattattttaaaaatatttttcaatgatccaaccgtatggatatcaatagatatttatattagtgatataaccaaaaattcatatcaaaataatttaatttggtttgacattttaatagTTAATCATGGGTTTGACTAATataactaactagtgttgaatcctaaACTGGgttttcgattattttaaaaatattttcaatgatccaactgtatggaggtcacatatatattagtgataaactaaaatatcatatcaaaataattttatattaaatgattttatcaaaatatttaatttttttctgaaatttctaaaatttcACGCAAATaaataaatgctgacattaatatggttggatcatgaaataatattttttaaaaattgaaattatcaaaaatcatgtgctaatttgagaaaagtcaaatttaccgcAAAAATTTTGGGaaaaaagttgaattttcctCTTTGTTAACTTAtgacgaattttaatttccgtcgtaaattggtGGATCCGATCTTTTTCGTCACAAATttagataattttttttatttaattctaagtttaaattttaataaaaatatttaacttacgacgaaataaTCAAATTGTCGCAAGTTTAAATGATTTTCATTTTTCCGCCAAAATTTTGGGGAAAATTTtgaatttccctctttgatactTACGACGCATTTTAATTTCCGTCATAAATTGGACGATCCGATCTTTTCCGTCACATATATTTCATcgtaaatttagataaaatatttttttatttaattttaagttaaaattttaataaaaatatttcaCTTACGACGAAATAATCAAATCGTCGCAACTTTAAaagatttttatttttgtttaatcgtgtcgtgcagaattttattgataaaatacTAAAATTGCGACGGTTTTGAGTTTCGTCATAAATAATTATGACCTTTTACCTTGTTCCGTCGTAATTTGGGCGCACATTTTTTTCTGTCGCAAGTTTTCCATCACAAATGACCATATTTGTTGTAGTGTGTTATTATGATTAATTCAATAAGTAATCATTtctatttagcaaaaaaaaataaaaaataaaataacaccATTTCCAAAAGAAATGATTACTTATTGAATTAATCATAATAACTATTTTAAAATGAATGTTATGAAACATATATACTAATCACTGAAAACCTCATCCAGCAAGCAGATACTTTTAGTCACTATATTTAAATTGTAACTAATAGATGTTGAGACCACTATTTttattctttctttttttttaaaatgttcAAGGCAATTTGCAAACATGACTAGCTATCATACGTGTATTACTAAAGTCTCTTTTCTATACAATTTAGTTGCATATTTATTTTCCAATTGTACATTTAGAATTAGAAATGTTGGAGCATATCCAATGGTGACAATAAAAACTACtaaataaaatttgataaaataataattatataaaattttatcTTGAATAATGGAGTATAATAAATGATAATATCACTAATATAAAAATCAGTAAAATCCACCCCAAAAAATGGTTGAATTTAACTATAATCAACCGCATTCAGTGGCTTTTATGTAAAATCGACCTGAACAAGTCGGTGACTTTTAAGAGGGTGGAATTTATATTTTTCGGTGAAATTTGAATCTCCCGCCCAGAAATAAATTCCACCAAAATCAGTCGATTTTAATGAAACATgtttaaaaaaataatgaaaaccCCACAAGTTCTGGATTGCCCTTGCTGAGTTAACTCAGTTTGAGTTCTAACACATATTTCACACACAAGCCTTGTGATATTCGAGTCCAAGTTTGGTACTGGGCCTGGATAAAGAGTATGTATTAGGCCCAAAACTAGTCATCCATTTGCAGTGTTATATATAGGTTATCCAGTATTTTCATAACTATGAACGAAATGAATTGAATGTTTATTTAAACAATCATTTTTATGAAGTGATGATGCTTAAGATGTATTGAAATTACATCATTATCATTCATTATCATTCATGAATTGGTAGAGGTTGATTTTCTTAAGAACTCAATTCAGTAAAAACTTTTCAGTAAGAACTTTTcaataaattcagaaaaatatATAAGTACTAGCTATCTTGAGTTCATCCATATATTTATTTAATGTTGTTTAGCTACTTTGCAAAATGGATTCAAACACGTATATAATATTGTCTTAGAAAACTATAATTAGGGATATAATCTAAAATTAAAGAAGACTAAATTTTGTATATTTTTTCCATGAATGATTTATTCTTACATAAATTGCACTGTAATAAAATATTTCTTATTTTAAGTATTATGATGTGATATTCCATATTttttcattattattattattattattattattattattattatttgaatatgtttaggtGGTTTTCTGATTAGGagggaataaaatggtggatgttttattcttgtttgatgagtttgtgttattaaatggtaatgtgctaattgttaagtattatatcgatccttattaatttctaaaaatatttacttaaatgtattattttcaaaagtttatttgaaaaccgatcattttattgatatcggtaaattgagttcgtttagtaatattagggattggatggatattctgtctgctatgtgttgtatgtaatattaattgtgtgtgactcaattgtgattgaggattatttgtattattaattactgagtcgtatcattttgtttttgtcattaaaagtgatttttattaaaaatctaatttaataaatatttaaattatctttaaaattatttttatgactttataattacaataattatttttggaattttataaaatttagaaatcaatatttcatcaattatttagccctatatgattttccgatttcatttatttgcaaaatccgtatttattttcaaaattcttcaaaaattacgaaactcatattaatctaagtttggaatattttgagaattttaaaattattttgagaatttttgggattaattttacccgcgcgttgaatcctttaattgttaaaagcgggtataaattgcgtttcaaaaagtatttaaaattacgaaatttatttttatataaacttcgggatattagtaacattttaagactattttcgtgattttctgaatttgtttctagtgcagctcggttcattaattgtaaaatgcgggtttGATGTTaaactcaaaaatattttaaaaattatgaaatttttattttactagttttctaattattctgagaattttagaatttgtttggt
This is a stretch of genomic DNA from Apium graveolens cultivar Ventura unplaced genomic scaffold, ASM990537v1 ctg7847, whole genome shotgun sequence. It encodes these proteins:
- the LOC141704437 gene encoding glucan endo-1,3-beta-glucosidase, acidic-like translates to MGPIIQFLAQNNLPLLANIYPYISLLGSSQISLQYATFTSPNVVVSDGSRTYWNLFDALLDTMYSAVERAGGPNIEIIVSESGWPSAGDREASLQNAGTYIGNLIYHVKNNGTPKRPGKLIEAYIFAMFDENLKGGAETERNFGLFNPNQQPKYQLSF